Genomic segment of Paenibacillaceae bacterium GAS479:
ATCAATAATCTCCGGAACTCGCAATAGATCACTCGTAAAACATGCTCCTGATGGAAAGGTTCCAAGCACTTCTTTTTCATAATTGGTACCCCTGAAAGAAATATCAACACAACTAATGACCCCACGGTCAGAAGCGCTACGGATAAGTCGTCCTGTACCTTGCTTCAGCTTCATTAACATTACGGGCAAGTCTACTACTTCGAATGGATCGAGGCCGGCGGCGTTTGCTTGTTGCTTTTTCACCATCATAATAGGGTCATCCATCGGAAACGGCAGCTGTGTGATAATACATTGAGACAGAGATGGCCCAACAACGCTTATCCCTTCCCAGAAGGTCACACCGAATAGAACCGACGTTACATCCTCTATAAATTCAGTTAGTAAATGAGATGTGCTCGCATCCCCTTCCCACAATAGATTCCAAGGTGCGTTAACAGCTATTTTTTTAATTTTATTTCTGACAGAATTCATTGTCGCCACATCTCTAAATAAAACGAGCGAGCATCCATTTGATACCGTGATCAATTCAATGATCTGTTGCGCTAACTGCTGGAATGACCTGTCATTATGGGAATCCATTTTATTTTTATCCGGAATATAAACCAGACATTGATTGGCGTAATCGTAAGGTGATTCGACTTGCATGGAGTTAGCATCATCGAGGCCAAGTATTTTTTGCGTATAGTCAAATGAAGAACCTTGCGCTAACGTCGCACTTGAGAAAATAACCGGCAATCCTCCACTTAATACTTGTTCCTGCATGACATTTATAACGCTGCTTGGCGCTGCCCAAAGTGCAATTTCATCGTCCTTATCCATTCCCCGTTCAAGCCAAATCGCATGATCCCGGTCCTGATTCTCGGTAAGCAGTAACTTAAACGTCTGTTCTGCGCTGCTTAAGCTCGCCCATATTAATTGGTTTTTGTTCTGGGCATTTGTGATTCCTTCCTCAATGGCAAGCTGTTCAGAGACATCATTCATCATTAAATGGAGTGATTTAATACAAGCAGTAAGTCCCTCCGACATTTTTAGGGGCGTCTTTTGGAGCGGTTGAGGTTTTTGAATCTCAAAATAATTAAACATTTCGATGGACTTCACTCTGACCTCCTCCAAAAGGAGGGCAAACGACTGGCGAATTCCGCGAGCCAGTATTCTGTCAAAGGTTTTCAACAAAAAGTTAAGCGTAAGTACTTCTCCTAAAGATCGCCTCGCTGAATCTTCAAGAAGATGCGCTTCATCAAAAATAATTGCCGAGTAGCTTGGGAGCAGGGGCAGATTACCTTGTTCTTTTAAAATTTCTTTTGTGCGGATATGACGAAAAAAATAGGAGTGAGTGCAGACAATAATGTCGGTGGCCTTGCGATAATGTTCGCGAGCACGTCGTGTAGGACAACGATATTCTACCGAACAGTCACCGCAATCCTGACCTTCTTCCCACTGTACAAAACTCCAAAGCTCATCGCCTACACTGGGTACTTCCAACCGGCACCCTAGCTTCGTCGTCTCCGCCCATTTTATAAGGTCCTTCAATCCCGCCTTTCTTGTGCGAAATCTCTTTTGAAGCTGTACTTTCCTGGCACATATATATTGGTTAGATTCAAATGCAGCACGAGCATCAATTTGTATGTTAAGCGCTTCCATGAGTTTGACAATATCGCCGCCGGGATGTAGTAATTGTTCAACAAGCGAATTGGATCCGCAGGATATTACAACAGGCCGTTGAGTCAAACGAGCATGTAGGACAGCTCCTATTAAATAGGCAAACGTCTTTCCGCATCCGAGCCCTGCCTCTACTAATAACTTTTCCTTTTTAACTAATGATTTATAAATTTGGAAGGCAGCATAAATTTGCTCCTCACGAATTTCAAACCCGAGATGAGGCAGTTTTTCATAAAAAGCGTCTCCAATCCATTGCTGGGAACGTGTTTTTATATCCTCACCCTTACTTAATTGAAAAGGCAATTTTTGCAGTGAAGGCATATTGTTCCTCCTGACCGCTTAGTGTTAGATGAAAGTCGAGTGTTTTGGCACACATGCATCTATCTCGAATCCTTGCTAGCTCGGAAATAAGCTCATTTTCACAAATAATGCTTCTCAGGTTCGTACGTCCCTCTACCTCCCAGCCTCAAGCTTGGCAGATTCCAATATTTATGCAAAAAA
This window contains:
- a CDS encoding ATP-dependent DNA helicase DinG — its product is MPSLQKLPFQLSKGEDIKTRSQQWIGDAFYEKLPHLGFEIREEQIYAAFQIYKSLVKKEKLLVEAGLGCGKTFAYLIGAVLHARLTQRPVVISCGSNSLVEQLLHPGGDIVKLMEALNIQIDARAAFESNQYICARKVQLQKRFRTRKAGLKDLIKWAETTKLGCRLEVPSVGDELWSFVQWEEGQDCGDCSVEYRCPTRRAREHYRKATDIIVCTHSYFFRHIRTKEILKEQGNLPLLPSYSAIIFDEAHLLEDSARRSLGEVLTLNFLLKTFDRILARGIRQSFALLLEEVRVKSIEMFNYFEIQKPQPLQKTPLKMSEGLTACIKSLHLMMNDVSEQLAIEEGITNAQNKNQLIWASLSSAEQTFKLLLTENQDRDHAIWLERGMDKDDEIALWAAPSSVINVMQEQVLSGGLPVIFSSATLAQGSSFDYTQKILGLDDANSMQVESPYDYANQCLVYIPDKNKMDSHNDRSFQQLAQQIIELITVSNGCSLVLFRDVATMNSVRNKIKKIAVNAPWNLLWEGDASTSHLLTEFIEDVTSVLFGVTFWEGISVVGPSLSQCIITQLPFPMDDPIMMVKKQQANAAGLDPFEVVDLPVMLMKLKQGTGRLIRSASDRGVISCVDISFRGTNYEKEVLGTFPSGACFTSDLLRVPEIIDSLSINDNL